In Brevibacterium pigmentatum, the sequence CTGCTCGTCCGATCCGCTCGCGGGGTGACTTTGACTGACGATGGTGTGGAGTTCCTCGGCTATGCCCGGCAGGTCGTCGAACAGGTGGAACTCCTCGAGCAGCACTACCTAGGGCGCCCGCCGTCACGGCGTCTGCTCGGAGTCTCGGCGCAGCACTACTCGTTCGTCGTCGATGCTTTCGTTCGGATGGTCAAGGCCAGCGATGCTGCCGAGTACGAGTTCTCACTGCGAGAGACGCGTACTTGGGACATCATCGAAGACGTTCGCACGCTCCGCAGTGAGCTCGGCATCCTCTACCGCAACGACTTCAACAGGAAGGTCATCGACAAACTGCTGCGAGATTCGGGGCTTGCGTTCCACCCGCTCTTCCTCGCCTCCCCACACATCTTCATCTCTCGTACGAACCCGCTTGCCTCCCGCAACCGCGTCACCCTTGACGATCTCGCCGCCCTGCCGCGGCTCACTTTCGACCAGGGCGCGAACAACTCGTTCTCCTTCGCCGAGGAGATTCTCTCCACCCTGTCGAGCAAGCAGGAGATCCGGGTTTCTGACCGTGCGACCATCTTCAACCTGATGATCGGACTCGACGGCTACACCATCTCGACGGGCATCATCAGCGACGATCTCGATCCGGCCATCGTCGCGATTCCACTCGAGGTCGAGGAACGCATCGAGATCGGCTGGATCGATCATTCCGGGATCCCGCTGACCGAACAGGCGCAACGATACCTCGACGAAGTTCGGGCCGTTGTCGACGGTTTCGGTATTGCGCTGCTCGACCAGCCGTGACCGAGGACAGCGCCGAAGCGGTCTCGAATAGCCGTACGACTCGCTGCGCCCCTCGTATGAAGACCACCTCGGTGCAGGGGTCGTGCTCTCTGGGGTTGCAGATCGCGGAATCCGCGAGGCGATGAGCCCTGGGGCCACGGCTGTCGCCGACCTACTCGAGCCAGTGAAACCGCGTCTGACTCAGGCCCTGGCCGTATGCATCGGGGAGCGAGAGTTGGAAGCGATGGGATTTCACTCCGACGTCGATATGACAGCCTCGTTGGACGTCTCATGGGTGGAACTCAGATCCGACGTCTAGCGGACGGCGACCGTGTCACCGAGTATCGAGACCTTTCAACTGATCCGTGATGCTGCGGGGGCTGCGTCCCAGGAAGTGCGTGAGCGTGGGGTCCGACTCAGAGAAATGCCCGCTCCTTGTTGCCTGGAACATCGACAGGGTGAAACGCGCGACCTCCTCGGGCGTACCGCGGGAGATGGCGTCGGCCACCCACTTCTCGTCGTCCACGAGGACGCGCTCGATTCGGCGTCCGGCGATCTCGGACGCGGAGGCGGCGAAATCCTCGAGGGTGACCGGCTCGGGCAGCGTCAGGTCGATCGGGCCCTCGAGCGGTTCATCCGCAGTCAGAACCGCAGCGGCGGCCTCCGCCGCGTCGCGGCGATCGATCCAGGAAAATGGTCCATCGGCGGGCATGGCGATCTCGCCGGTTTCTTCCCATGCACCGAGCAGCTGAGCCGGGTCTCCGTAGAAGCCGTTTCGCAACGAGGTCCAGGCTGCTCCCGATTCTGATAAATACTGTTCCGTGGCCGCATGGATTCCGAGCGGCGGGTAGGGGGTGTCGAAGCCTGCTCCGTGGGTGCTTGTGTACAGGATCCGCTGAGCCCCTGCATCGACGGCTGCGTCGATCGCCCTGCGGTGTTGTGCGACGACGTCGGCAGTAAGGTCGCTGGAGGACACCAGGAGAACCTGTTCGGCGTCCGCGAATGAATGGCGCAGAGCTGCTGGATCGTCATAGCTCCCCTGCCGGACGCGGACTCCTTGAGCGGCCAAATGGGTCGCACGCGAGGGATCGCGGACACTGACGCCGATCTGCCCAGGCGGAATCCGCTTCAGAAGATGGTCGAGAGTAGCTCCGTTGAGAGTGCCTGTCGCTCCGGTGACGATGATCATCTGACATTCCTTTCGTATGAACTGTGAGCTGACAGCGTGCTTCGTGCGCACGTCAGAGCTGCTGCAATGGCTGAAGTTGACCCGTGGGGTTAATTTGGTGGTCCCATCCTGCATTAACTTGACTGCTATGATCAAGTTACTTGTCACTGCGGGAGGGGGCGTCATCGTGTCTGATCCAAGTGGTGTGAAGTCTCTCCGCTCGGATGCTCGCCGAAACGTCGACCGGATTCGACGTGCGGCGGTCCAGGTGTTCCGGGAGCAGGGGTTCTCTGCGCCCCTTGAGGAGGTCGCCGCTGTTGCAGACGTGAGCAAGGCGACGATCTTCAATCGGCTCGGCGGGAGAATCGGCTTGATTGATGCTGTCATCGACGAGGTTGTTGCGGTGGAGCTGCAGACGGTCATTGAGGAGGTGCGGTCCACCGGCGAAGTCCGAGAGCGTATCTGCTCGTATATCTATGCGTTGCGTGACCTGCAGTATCGAGTTCCTGCGGTCAATGATGTTCTCCTCCAGGAGTATCGCGATTCCGAGCCGTTGCTGGCCCTGTGCCGTGCTGGAACGGAATTCCACGACAGCCTTGTCGCTCAGGGGCACGCCGCCGGCGTATTGGTCCCCGCCTTCACAACAGAAGACTTCCAATCACTTGCCCGCGACAATGCTCTCGTCCTCAAACACGGGGGCCGACCGCCTCGAGCCGACTATGACCGCCGAACCGCATTCCAGATCAGTGGGATCTGCAGATCGTCCAGCGTGCCCGACTAGCCTCGCGACCTCGGTGAGGCTGGCTCAGTGCAGGGAATCTCTGCTGACTTCGGCTGCGCTCCCATGGCCGTGGACGCAGGCCGATTCATCTGGGTTGTGAGAATCGGCCTGCGTTAGAGTGGCCCCTGGCGTCAGGAGGTGACCGCCACGATGAGATCTGCTGCAGAGAGAATCTCAACCCGACAGATCGGAAGGCGAGGACCGAAGATGACAGCCAGCAAGAATTCGTCACAGCCCGCAGTGCCTCAGCGCGTGACCAAAACAGTTCGGGCAACGGGTCTCATCCTCGCGCTCGTGTTCGGTGCGATCGCTGCGGTCATCGGCCTGGCATCGCTCATTCCCGGGCTTGGCCCGTTCAGTTCCGCTGCGGCCCGGTTTGCGCCGACGATTGCGCCGATGGCGACTGTGATCGGAGCGATTGTGCTTGGGTTCGGAATCTTTTGCCTGCGCCAAGGCCGGCGAAGGACCGGAGCTGTGGTGACAGGATTCGGAGTGGTGAGCACGATCGCGAATCTGGCGGTCGTCATTGTGCTCCTCGTCGCCATCGCCTCGGCTGGTGGTTCGGTGAATCTGTTCACTGCTACGTTCGGGCTCTCGGCGATCGATTCGGCGTCGCCTGATCGCAAGGAAGTGTACGACAAGTCCAGCTCGGGCGATGACCTCTCGGTATCGATCTACGAACCGGAGAGAGCGAAGGGGTCGGCCCCGACGATCATGTACGTCCACGGAGGCGGTTGGATCGCAGGCGAACCGGACGCAGCGAGCTCAAAGCTCCGTGAACTCGCTGATCACGGCTACCTGGTCGTATCGGTCGAATATGAACTCGCCACCCTGGATAACGCAACCTGGCAGAGCGCACCATCGCAGGTCGCATGTGCGGCAAGCTGGATCCAGACCCACGCAGACGCGATCGGTGCGGATACCGATCGCCTTGCGTTCTGGGGCGAGAGTTCGGGCAGCAATATGGTCGCCAATACCGCTGGTGCCGCTGCACAGGGCGACGCCGAGTCGTCGTGTGGCGGGAAGGTTCCGGTTCCGGCAGCGGTCATTGCCGACTACCCCGCGTTCGACGTGACGGGCCTCTACGAGAGCGCCCCCACCGGGCCCGGCGCGGGATCCGGCACGCGCCTGTTCGCGACCAGCTACACGGGTGGCACACCAGAGGAATATCCGCAACGCTACTCAGTGGCCGATTCCGTCACGCACCTGAAAGCACCCGCGCCGCCGATGCTCATGATGACAGCGATGCGAGATGACGTGATCACCCCAACCGACCAGCTTTCATGGGCCGAATCGGCCCGAAGTCGTGGCGTCGACGTCACAACCGTGAAAGTTCCCCTCGCCAATCATGCATACACGCAGAAGGCGAAGAACTCAATCGGCAGCCAGGGGCACCTGAGCATCGCAGAGGCCTACTTAACCGAGCAACTTCGCTAGCCACACGACTGTTGTTGATCTCGGCTGCTCTGGCGGGGAGGCGTCGATGCAGGTATCGTGGAAATCGGCAGCACGTACGGTTGCCAGCACTTCCAGGTACCTAAGCCTGAATCATTGCGGAGAGCTCCGGTCGGCCCGGAACATGTCCAGATGGGGTGCGGCGCATTCTTGCGCCGTCTTCAACCGCCGGTGCGACACACCGGCTGACGTAAGGACATGACATGACGACCAAAGACGAGAAGAACCTGCCCAGGTGACCGCCAAGATCGCGAAGATGGACGAGCCGGAGCGATCGCTCATGCAGCGAGCGCACGAGATCATCGTGACCGTCGCCCCGAGTCTCAAACCGCGGATCTGGTACGGCATGCCGGCCTATGCTCTGTCCGCGAGCACTCCTGCATTGGTGACACTGCGCAATGACGATCGGGTCAACCTGGCCCTCACGGAAAAGGTCGAACTCACCCCAGCTGGTGGTTCCGACGGATCGCTGATGCCCGCCGCATGGTACTTCGAGACTATCGACGAGGTCGCCGAGAAGCGCATCGCCGAGATCGTCAGGAGGGCAACCTCCTGACGGTGACGATCGCCGGGGCCGAGCCCGCAGACGTCACTTCGTGCGATGTCTGTGTCTCGGGCTCGGCCGCGAGATCGGCGCTGAGCGTCTGAGTTCCGATTGGCTATGGTGGTGCTTGAAGGGAAACCAGTCCCATCTGCCATAAGTTTGAGGAGTGATCGACATGAGTTTCTCCGTCTACCTGTCCGGTGAGATCCACACCGAGTGGCGCGATGAGATCAAGCGCGGCACCGAGGCGGCCGGTCTGGATATCGATTTCACCGCACCCGTGACCGACCATCCGGCCAGCGATGCTGCCGGTGACCACCTCGGCGAGAACGACAGCTCCTTCTGGCGCGACCACCAGTCGTCCAAGGTCAATGCCATCCGCACGCGCACCCTCATCGAGAAGGCCGATCTGGTCGTCGTGCGTTTCGGGGATAAGTACAAGCAGTGGAACGCCGCCTTCGACGCCGGCTACTGCGCAGCACTCGGCACACCCTATATAACCCTTCACGATGCCGACATCGTGCATCCGCTCAAAGAGGTCGATGCCGAAGCCAAAGCCTGGTGCCAGACAACCGATCAGGTGGTCGAAACCCTGAAGTACATCCTTAGAGACTGATCCTCAAAAAGGCTGAGCTCGACTAGCTGAGGCCACGAATGACTGGATGGGAGCCGATCGTTCGCGACCTCAGGCCTTGCGCGTCGTGACGCTACGGCAGGGGATGATCGCCCTTGATCTTGAAGAAGGATCCGCGGATCTCTCCGGCGAGCTTCGACTTCTGACGGGCGAACTTGAACGCCGAGAGCTTGGGAGGAACGTCCATCCCTTCCGAAAGCTTGAAACCAACGGCCCGTTTGCCATCGCCTGCTCGCGTCCACAGGACATTGATCGCGAGCCCGGACTCATAGAAGACGTGCACCCAGTAGATGCCGTCGACATCATTGACGCTGACTTCGAGAGCCGGCGAAGTCGGCACGATCTCACGCTCGGAGGCAAGGATCTCCTCCACCCAGTCCAGTTCCTCCTGTGCATCGGCGGCCGGGGCCACTTTGAACGTGTGCATGTACTTGTTGGAGAAGTACCGCGCCTCGTTGGCGCGCAGGCCGGCCAGCGCCTCGGCGACGGGGGAGGATTCGAGTCCCGCGGTGGAGACATCGGTGAATGAAACGGCTTCGAACGGCATGGGTCAAGGATATGCCCGAGGTGTTCGACCGTACACGTCTGAATGCGAGAGTTGCTTGCCCATCCGTACAGAGCTGAGGTCCGAGACCTGCGATAGAGTATCGGCATCTCGGCGATTGTTCTGATTGCTATGGAATCTCGGTGTAGACGACGCAACTGACAAAGGAGTCCGGCTTTGGCCCTGCACGAAATCACATATTCCTCGAGCAACAACCGCGACACGATCAATGCCTGGCTCTACACTCCGACAACAGCTCCGAACGGCATCGTGCAGATCATCCACGGCCTCGGCGAACATTCCCGCCGCTACCTCCACCTCATCAGCACCTTGCTCGATGCCGGCTTCGCCGTCGTCGCCAGTGACCACGCAGGGCACGGGCGCACTGCCATGGAGTCGGGCGTCTGGGCCGACGCGGGAGACGAGGCCGCGCGCGTCGTCGTCGACGACGAGGTGACTCTGCAGGCGAAGGCGCGTGAGATCCTGCCCGGACTGCCCTATATCGTCTTCGGCCACAGCTGGGGGTCGATGATCGCCCGCTCCATGGCCTCCCGCCCTGAAGCCGAACTCACCGGGCTGGCGCTGTGCGGAATCGCCGCGCAGATGAAGGGAATCGAACAGACCATTGACCGCGCTGAACTCGCCGAGGCGGCCGCTGGCGACCATCGTGCGGAACCTGCTGCAGACCATCTGGTGGGACAGCTCTTCGACGGGTTCCTCGACCGCTGCGGTCCCGATGCAGGACCCACTGCATGGGTTGCCCTCGACGAGGCGGTCGTCGCCGATCACGGCCGTGACCCGTTCAATAATTTCGGTGCCCCGATGAGTGCGCGGTTCCTGCAGGGGTTCGTCGACATCTATGACGAAGCCAATGCCGATTCCTGGTATGAGACGATCTCAAGCGATCTGCCGGTGCTCATCCTCGCGGGTGACCAGGATCCGGTCGCGAACTACGGCGAAGGCGCTTACCACGTGGCCAACAGGCTGCGAGAGACCGGTCATGCAGACGTGCGCACACGAGTCTTCTCAGGAGTCCGGCACGAAGTCCACAATGAACCGACGACTCGCGCCGAGGCGGAAGCGGAGATCGTCGAATTCGCAACCCGCGTCATCGCAGGTTAAAGATCGAGGCTGGCCCACCATGATGATTCCGTCCGCCGAGGACCTTTCGAACATCATCGATGCTGTCGCGTCCTGGCAGCGCGAGGGGCTGCCCGTCCAAGTCCATCCTGGCGACTTCGGCTGGTATCAGCGCTTCGGCTCGCAAGCGCTTGCCTCGGGACTGCGGGTGTGGACGCGCGACGGCGAGATCGCAGCCGTCGGATTCCTCGACGAAACCGAACTCATTCGCATGGCGATCTCGCCCGACCATGCCGCGGATGAAACCCTCGCCGAGGCGGTCGTGACTGATATCGAGACCACTCTGTCCGATCTCCTCCCACCA encodes:
- a CDS encoding TetR/AcrR family transcriptional regulator translates to MIKLLVTAGGGVIVSDPSGVKSLRSDARRNVDRIRRAAVQVFREQGFSAPLEEVAAVADVSKATIFNRLGGRIGLIDAVIDEVVAVELQTVIEEVRSTGEVRERICSYIYALRDLQYRVPAVNDVLLQEYRDSEPLLALCRAGTEFHDSLVAQGHAAGVLVPAFTTEDFQSLARDNALVLKHGGRPPRADYDRRTAFQISGICRSSSVPD
- a CDS encoding YtoQ family protein, which codes for MSFSVYLSGEIHTEWRDEIKRGTEAAGLDIDFTAPVTDHPASDAAGDHLGENDSSFWRDHQSSKVNAIRTRTLIEKADLVVVRFGDKYKQWNAAFDAGYCAALGTPYITLHDADIVHPLKEVDAEAKAWCQTTDQVVETLKYILRD
- a CDS encoding LysR family transcriptional regulator, which produces MSRGLKNITLLQLQYFIEVASEGSITAAADLLYVSQPTMSAAMKDLETRVDRALLVRSARGVTLTDDGVEFLGYARQVVEQVELLEQHYLGRPPSRRLLGVSAQHYSFVVDAFVRMVKASDAAEYEFSLRETRTWDIIEDVRTLRSELGILYRNDFNRKVIDKLLRDSGLAFHPLFLASPHIFISRTNPLASRNRVTLDDLAALPRLTFDQGANNSFSFAEEILSTLSSKQEIRVSDRATIFNLMIGLDGYTISTGIISDDLDPAIVAIPLEVEERIEIGWIDHSGIPLTEQAQRYLDEVRAVVDGFGIALLDQP
- a CDS encoding DUF1801 domain-containing protein, whose amino-acid sequence is MTAKIAKMDEPERSLMQRAHEIIVTVAPSLKPRIWYGMPAYALSASTPALVTLRNDDRVNLALTEKVELTPAGGSDGSLMPAAWYFETIDEVAEKRIAEIVRRATS
- a CDS encoding alpha/beta hydrolase, encoding MFGAIAAVIGLASLIPGLGPFSSAAARFAPTIAPMATVIGAIVLGFGIFCLRQGRRRTGAVVTGFGVVSTIANLAVVIVLLVAIASAGGSVNLFTATFGLSAIDSASPDRKEVYDKSSSGDDLSVSIYEPERAKGSAPTIMYVHGGGWIAGEPDAASSKLRELADHGYLVVSVEYELATLDNATWQSAPSQVACAASWIQTHADAIGADTDRLAFWGESSGSNMVANTAGAAAQGDAESSCGGKVPVPAAVIADYPAFDVTGLYESAPTGPGAGSGTRLFATSYTGGTPEEYPQRYSVADSVTHLKAPAPPMLMMTAMRDDVITPTDQLSWAESARSRGVDVTTVKVPLANHAYTQKAKNSIGSQGHLSIAEAYLTEQLR
- a CDS encoding NAD(P)H-binding protein, producing MIIVTGATGTLNGATLDHLLKRIPPGQIGVSVRDPSRATHLAAQGVRVRQGSYDDPAALRHSFADAEQVLLVSSSDLTADVVAQHRRAIDAAVDAGAQRILYTSTHGAGFDTPYPPLGIHAATEQYLSESGAAWTSLRNGFYGDPAQLLGAWEETGEIAMPADGPFSWIDRRDAAEAAAAVLTADEPLEGPIDLTLPEPVTLEDFAASASEIAGRRIERVLVDDEKWVADAISRGTPEEVARFTLSMFQATRSGHFSESDPTLTHFLGRSPRSITDQLKGLDTR
- a CDS encoding phage tail protein, which produces MPFEAVSFTDVSTAGLESSPVAEALAGLRANEARYFSNKYMHTFKVAPAADAQEELDWVEEILASEREIVPTSPALEVSVNDVDGIYWVHVFYESGLAINVLWTRAGDGKRAVGFKLSEGMDVPPKLSAFKFARQKSKLAGEIRGSFFKIKGDHPLP
- a CDS encoding alpha/beta fold hydrolase, encoding MALHEITYSSSNNRDTINAWLYTPTTAPNGIVQIIHGLGEHSRRYLHLISTLLDAGFAVVASDHAGHGRTAMESGVWADAGDEAARVVVDDEVTLQAKAREILPGLPYIVFGHSWGSMIARSMASRPEAELTGLALCGIAAQMKGIEQTIDRAELAEAAAGDHRAEPAADHLVGQLFDGFLDRCGPDAGPTAWVALDEAVVADHGRDPFNNFGAPMSARFLQGFVDIYDEANADSWYETISSDLPVLILAGDQDPVANYGEGAYHVANRLRETGHADVRTRVFSGVRHEVHNEPTTRAEAEAEIVEFATRVIAG